A single Candidatus Krumholzibacteriia bacterium DNA region contains:
- a CDS encoding CopD family protein: METYRILVVLHLLGATIWVGGHLVLALTVLPRAMRANDPAIVRDFESGYERLGIPALLLQIVTGIWLAQRWIPNAAGWFLPATPQAWLIVAKLALLAATAVLGAHARLRIIPKLDAARLPALRAHIVAITIVAVLFLVLGVGVRTGGLL, from the coding sequence ATGGAAACATACCGAATTCTTGTCGTGTTGCATCTGCTGGGCGCAACCATCTGGGTGGGTGGCCACCTGGTGCTGGCGCTGACAGTTCTGCCACGCGCCATGCGCGCCAACGATCCTGCCATTGTTCGCGACTTCGAATCCGGCTATGAGCGACTGGGCATTCCGGCCCTGCTTCTGCAGATTGTCACAGGCATCTGGCTGGCGCAGCGCTGGATTCCGAATGCGGCGGGGTGGTTCTTGCCGGCGACGCCACAGGCGTGGCTCATTGTGGCCAAGCTTGCGCTCCTGGCTGCCACCGCTGTGCTGGGTGCTCACGCGCGGCTGCGCATCATCCCAAAGCTCGACGCGGCCCGGTTGCCGGCGTTGCGCGCGCACATTGTGGCCATTACCATCGTGGCGGTGCTCTTTCTCGTGCTCGGTGTGGGTGTGCGCACCGGCGGTCTGCTGTAG
- the gltS gene encoding sodium/glutamate symporter, translating to MTQIPLSELQTLAVGLVAAVLGTALTHRLRVLKRLDIPSPVVGGIFVAVVVTLIRAWAGVEFTFGTQLSEFFLLMFFTTVGLSAKLSSLKSGGKPLALLCGITVLLIVAQNVVGVLIALMFGAHPYHGLLVGSVSLVGGPGTAAAWGKEAQAIGLEHAPEVAMAGATLAVVAGALVAGPATGWLVRRKGLTGPSGPSAAPWVDPGASADEKSAAGPSIEQVMRTLLLLIGIILLGESLNMRARAAGFMLPGFLTAMLCGVLVTNFADVFRMKLAMGPVERNGQIALQAFLAMYLMSLRLWTLGGIIVPLALNIIVQIVLILLIGYRLLFRALGRDYDAALAVGGFVGFGLSSMAVGMATMDSVARRYGPSARAFLLITLAGSFFVDLANAFVVQAFLLLPIFR from the coding sequence ATGACACAGATCCCCCTTTCGGAACTGCAGACCTTGGCGGTTGGCCTGGTGGCGGCGGTGCTCGGCACCGCGCTCACGCACCGGCTGCGTGTCCTCAAACGCCTCGACATCCCCTCGCCGGTGGTGGGTGGCATCTTCGTTGCGGTTGTTGTGACGCTCATTCGCGCATGGGCCGGCGTGGAGTTCACGTTCGGAACCCAGCTCTCCGAGTTCTTCCTCCTCATGTTCTTCACCACGGTGGGCCTGTCGGCCAAGCTCTCCTCGCTGAAGTCCGGCGGCAAACCGCTCGCGCTTTTGTGCGGCATCACCGTGCTGTTAATCGTAGCGCAGAACGTGGTTGGCGTTCTGATCGCACTCATGTTCGGCGCGCATCCGTATCACGGGTTGCTGGTGGGGAGCGTCTCCCTGGTGGGCGGGCCCGGTACTGCGGCCGCGTGGGGAAAGGAAGCGCAGGCCATCGGGCTGGAGCACGCGCCCGAGGTGGCGATGGCGGGCGCGACACTCGCGGTGGTGGCCGGCGCGCTGGTAGCGGGACCGGCGACGGGCTGGCTGGTCCGGCGAAAGGGACTGACAGGACCGTCCGGTCCGTCCGCGGCGCCGTGGGTGGATCCGGGCGCATCCGCCGATGAAAAGAGCGCCGCGGGTCCGAGCATCGAGCAGGTCATGCGGACCCTGCTCCTGCTGATCGGCATCATTCTTCTCGGCGAGTCCCTGAACATGCGCGCCCGCGCAGCGGGATTCATGCTCCCGGGCTTCCTCACCGCGATGCTGTGCGGGGTCCTGGTCACGAACTTCGCAGACGTGTTCCGAATGAAGCTCGCAATGGGCCCGGTTGAGCGCAACGGCCAGATCGCGCTGCAGGCGTTCCTCGCCATGTATCTCATGAGCCTCCGCCTCTGGACCCTCGGCGGCATCATCGTGCCGCTGGCGTTGAACATCATCGTGCAGATCGTGTTGATCCTGCTGATCGGCTACCGGTTGCTCTTCCGGGCGCTCGGGCGGGATTACGACGCGGCACTGGCGGTGGGCGGTTTTGTCGGGTTCGGGTTGAGTTCGATGGCGGTGGGGATGGCGACGATGGACAGTGTCGCGCGCCGCTATGGACCGTCGGCCAGGGCGTTTCTGTTGATCACCCTGGCCGGGTCGTTTTTCGTGGACCTGGCCAACGCGTTCGTCGTGCAGGCGTTTCTCCTGTTGCCGATCTTCCGCTGA